The Paraburkholderia sp. ZP32-5 genome includes a window with the following:
- a CDS encoding replication-associated recombination protein A gives MFEETRANVPLAERLRPRNIDEVIGQTHLLGPNKPLRVAFESGEAHSMILWGPPGVGKTTLARLMADAFHAQFIALSAVLSGVKDIREAVETAQIHRANGHQTLVFVDEVHRFNKSQQDAFLPHVESGLFVFVGATTENPSFEVNSALLSRAAVYVLKSLTDDEQRELLERAQQELGGLTFTDEARTALIGSADGDGRKLLNNLEIVARAAAQQKTTEIDGTLLGSALAENLRRFDKGGDAFYDQISALHKSVRGSNPDGALYWFCRMLDGGADPRYLARRIVRMAWEDIGLADPRAARITLDAAETYERLGSPEGELALAQAVIYLAVAPKSNAGYNAYNEARRFVGKDQSRAVPVHLRNAPTKLMKELGYGHDYRYAHDEPDAYAAGETYLPDGMREPRWYTPTPRGLEGKIGEKLARLAELDAQWRAENRPKKG, from the coding sequence ATGTTTGAAGAAACCCGTGCCAATGTTCCGCTCGCCGAACGCCTGCGGCCACGCAATATCGACGAAGTGATCGGCCAGACGCATCTGCTCGGCCCGAACAAGCCGCTCAGGGTTGCGTTCGAGTCCGGCGAAGCCCATTCGATGATCCTGTGGGGCCCGCCCGGCGTCGGCAAGACCACGCTCGCACGGCTGATGGCCGATGCGTTTCACGCGCAGTTCATCGCGCTGTCGGCGGTGCTGTCGGGCGTGAAGGATATCCGCGAGGCGGTCGAGACCGCGCAGATCCATCGCGCGAACGGTCATCAGACACTGGTGTTCGTCGATGAAGTGCATCGCTTCAACAAGAGCCAGCAGGACGCGTTCTTGCCGCACGTCGAATCGGGCCTGTTCGTGTTCGTAGGAGCTACGACCGAAAATCCGTCGTTCGAGGTGAATAGTGCGTTGCTGTCGCGCGCGGCGGTCTACGTGCTGAAAAGCCTGACCGACGACGAGCAGCGCGAACTACTCGAACGCGCACAGCAGGAACTCGGCGGCCTCACGTTTACCGATGAAGCACGCACTGCGCTGATCGGCTCCGCCGACGGCGACGGCCGCAAGCTGCTGAACAACCTCGAAATCGTCGCGCGGGCGGCCGCGCAGCAAAAAACCACGGAAATCGACGGCACGTTGCTCGGCAGCGCGCTTGCCGAAAACCTGCGCCGCTTCGACAAGGGCGGCGACGCGTTCTACGACCAGATCAGCGCGCTGCATAAATCGGTGCGCGGCAGCAATCCGGACGGCGCGCTGTACTGGTTCTGCCGGATGCTCGACGGCGGCGCGGACCCGCGCTACCTCGCGCGCCGCATCGTGCGGATGGCGTGGGAGGACATCGGCCTCGCCGACCCGCGCGCCGCGCGCATCACGCTCGACGCCGCCGAGACCTACGAGCGCCTTGGCTCGCCCGAAGGCGAACTCGCACTGGCGCAGGCGGTCATCTACCTCGCGGTCGCGCCGAAGTCGAACGCCGGCTACAACGCGTACAACGAGGCACGCCGCTTCGTCGGCAAGGACCAGTCGCGCGCGGTGCCGGTGCATCTGCGCAACGCGCCGACCAAGCTGATGAAAGAGCTCGGCTACGGTCACGACTACCGCTACGCGCACGACGAACCCGATGCGTACGCGGCCGGCGAAACCTATCTGCCGGACGGCATGCGCGAGCCGCGCTGGTACACGCCGACGCCGCGCGGCCTCGAAGGCAAGATCGGCGAGAAGCTGGCGCGGCTCGCCGAGCTGGACGCGCAGTGGCGCGCGGAGAACCGGCCGAAGAAGGGCTGA
- the serS gene encoding serine--tRNA ligase, giving the protein MLDIQLLRKDLDGVAKRLADRGYTLDVAAFTALEAERRDTQTRTEEMQARRNSLSKQIGAMKGRGEDTSAVMAEVGGIGDEMKASAVKLDEIQKRLSDLLLGVPNLPHDSVPAGRDEADNVEVRRWGTPRQFDFEVKDHVDVGTPLGLDFETGAKLSGARFTMLRGQIARLHRALAQLMIDTHTQQHGYTEIYTPYIVNPDILYGTGQLPKFADDMFRVEKGGGDSTVTQYLISTSEISLTNTVRESIVEADALPIKLTAHSPCFRSEAGSYGRDTRGMIRQHQFDKVEMVQIVAPDASYDALEQMVGHAEAILQKLELPYRVITLCTGDMGFSASKTYDLEVWLPAQNTYREISSCSNTESFQARRMQARYRNAQGKPELVHTLNGSGLAVGRTLVAVLENFQNADGSVTVPAALRPYLGGVERLEVPAA; this is encoded by the coding sequence ATGCTCGACATCCAGCTGCTGCGCAAAGACCTCGACGGCGTCGCGAAGCGCCTCGCCGACCGCGGCTATACCCTCGACGTCGCCGCCTTTACCGCGCTCGAAGCGGAACGCCGCGATACCCAGACCCGTACCGAAGAAATGCAGGCGCGCCGCAACAGCCTGTCGAAGCAGATCGGCGCGATGAAAGGGCGCGGCGAAGACACGTCGGCCGTGATGGCTGAAGTCGGCGGTATCGGCGACGAGATGAAGGCGTCGGCGGTGAAGCTCGACGAGATCCAGAAGCGTCTGTCGGATCTGCTGCTCGGCGTGCCGAATCTGCCGCACGACAGCGTGCCGGCGGGCCGCGACGAAGCGGATAACGTCGAGGTGCGCCGCTGGGGCACACCGCGTCAATTCGATTTCGAGGTCAAGGATCACGTCGATGTCGGCACGCCGCTCGGGCTCGATTTCGAGACCGGCGCGAAGCTGTCCGGTGCGCGCTTCACGATGCTGCGTGGTCAGATTGCGCGGCTGCATCGCGCGCTCGCGCAGTTGATGATCGACACGCATACGCAGCAGCACGGGTATACCGAGATCTACACGCCGTACATCGTCAATCCGGACATCCTGTACGGCACCGGCCAACTGCCCAAGTTCGCGGACGATATGTTCCGCGTCGAGAAGGGCGGCGGCGACAGCACGGTCACGCAGTATCTGATTTCGACGTCGGAGATTTCGCTGACGAACACCGTGCGCGAGAGCATCGTTGAAGCGGACGCGCTGCCGATCAAGCTGACCGCGCATTCGCCGTGCTTCCGTTCGGAAGCGGGCTCGTACGGCCGCGACACGCGCGGCATGATCCGCCAGCATCAGTTCGACAAGGTCGAGATGGTGCAGATCGTCGCGCCGGACGCATCGTACGACGCGCTCGAGCAGATGGTCGGCCATGCGGAAGCGATCCTGCAGAAGCTCGAATTGCCGTATCGAGTGATCACGCTGTGCACAGGCGACATGGGCTTCTCCGCTTCGAAGACCTATGACCTCGAAGTGTGGCTGCCGGCGCAGAACACCTATCGCGAGATCTCGAGCTGCTCGAATACCGAGTCGTTCCAGGCGCGTCGCATGCAGGCGCGTTATCGCAATGCGCAGGGCAAGCCGGAGCTCGTGCATACGCTGAACGGTTCGGGCCTTGCGGTGGGCCGCACGCTCGTCGCCGTGCTGGAGAATTTCCAGAACGCCGATGGCTCCGTGACGGTGCCCGCAGCGCTGCGGCCGTACCTTGGCGGCGTCGAGCGGCTGGAAGTGCCGGCCGCTTGA
- a CDS encoding TetR/AcrR family transcriptional regulator, whose protein sequence is MTKNTTESARVREMPLGVRERNKLEKRDRIMAAARAMFIEKGYEAATTREIAARADVAIGTVFVYAKDKRDLLLMIVNDDLDAVTNRTFADIDVSAPLLDQVMAFYRKRYQYWATEPRISRAAVQETFDFLSASPERGAQTLRFYARRSHVMSMLSELISARQRAGEISTEHSADLIASLLMTIYLTEVRRWLAATENPEVRTGLAHLRKMLSLAMSGIYGGKSGG, encoded by the coding sequence ATGACCAAAAATACAACAGAAAGTGCGCGCGTTCGTGAAATGCCGCTCGGAGTACGCGAACGGAACAAACTCGAGAAGCGCGACCGGATCATGGCAGCTGCACGTGCAATGTTCATTGAGAAAGGCTACGAAGCAGCGACGACGCGAGAAATTGCGGCCCGTGCCGACGTTGCCATCGGCACGGTTTTTGTCTATGCGAAGGACAAGCGCGATTTGCTGTTGATGATCGTCAATGACGATCTGGACGCAGTAACCAACCGGACGTTTGCCGACATCGACGTGAGCGCGCCGCTGCTCGATCAGGTCATGGCGTTCTATCGGAAGCGTTATCAATATTGGGCGACTGAGCCTCGCATTTCGCGCGCCGCCGTGCAGGAGACATTTGACTTCCTGTCGGCGTCTCCCGAACGCGGTGCGCAGACGCTGCGGTTCTACGCCAGACGTTCACACGTGATGAGCATGCTGTCCGAACTGATTTCCGCCAGACAACGCGCGGGTGAAATTTCGACGGAACATTCCGCCGATCTGATTGCTTCGCTGCTGATGACGATCTATCTGACGGAAGTGCGCCGCTGGCTTGCCGCAACCGAGAACCCCGAGGTCCGGACAGGTTTGGCTCACCTGAGAAAGATGCTTTCGCTGGCGATGAGCGGAATTTATGGTGGTAAAAGCGGCGGCTAG
- a CDS encoding porin, with the protein MKKIFFSYGLVLLSTSALAQSSVTLYGSLDMGVDFNTNSKGSHLVQAVAGKRQPDRFGFLIREDLGGGTAAVARLESGFLTGTGASISPTSFFNRYAYVGLTNNSYGTVTMGNIPDYVYEYIGALNNAVPGISSFYTTGNLDGLANTRALNNSVKYESPDFYGFQFGLMNAFGNQAGDFSSGRQYSIGAKYWHGPAKVSFAYSMSHDRTADLFGIFGVTSVLGQKLGTGVLFNADRYSTLAIAGSYQIDRFLPHLTYTDVKLTNSEGSVRERNYQGGVNMDLTGTHEYILGLSYNRSIFQELTFNQYNVFLDWYLSKSTELYAGVGLERASGPNAHAAQFGYQVSTSDSQTIGRVGIHHLF; encoded by the coding sequence ATGAAGAAGATCTTTTTCAGCTACGGGCTGGTATTACTCAGCACGTCCGCCCTCGCACAATCCTCCGTCACGCTGTATGGCAGTCTCGATATGGGCGTGGACTTCAATACCAATTCGAAAGGAAGTCACCTTGTTCAGGCAGTTGCGGGTAAGCGTCAGCCTGATCGCTTTGGATTTCTTATCCGTGAAGACCTGGGTGGCGGCACGGCAGCTGTCGCCAGACTCGAATCCGGATTTCTGACAGGTACTGGCGCGTCGATCAGCCCGACCAGTTTTTTCAACCGTTACGCGTACGTGGGGCTGACTAATAACAGCTACGGTACCGTGACGATGGGCAATATTCCGGACTACGTGTACGAATACATCGGCGCACTCAATAACGCCGTGCCCGGTATTTCATCGTTCTACACGACAGGCAATCTCGACGGTCTTGCCAACACGCGTGCGCTGAACAACTCCGTCAAATACGAGTCGCCGGACTTCTATGGCTTCCAGTTCGGTTTGATGAATGCGTTCGGCAATCAGGCAGGCGACTTCAGTTCGGGACGGCAGTACAGCATCGGTGCGAAGTACTGGCACGGTCCCGCGAAAGTCAGCTTCGCCTATTCGATGTCACACGACCGGACCGCGGACCTGTTCGGTATCTTCGGCGTGACGTCCGTACTTGGTCAAAAGTTGGGGACGGGCGTGCTGTTCAACGCTGACCGATACAGCACGCTCGCGATTGCCGGTTCATACCAGATTGACCGCTTCCTGCCCCACCTCACATACACCGATGTCAAACTCACCAATTCGGAAGGCAGCGTCCGCGAGCGCAATTATCAGGGCGGCGTGAATATGGATCTGACCGGTACTCACGAGTACATTCTCGGGCTTTCGTACAATCGCTCGATCTTCCAGGAGCTGACGTTCAACCAGTACAACGTGTTTCTGGACTGGTACCTGTCGAAGTCAACTGAGCTGTATGCGGGCGTCGGACTTGAACGCGCGTCAGGGCCGAACGCACATGCGGCACAGTTCGGCTATCAGGTCTCTACTTCGGACAGCCAGACGATTGGCCGTGTCGGTATCCACCACCTGTTTTGA